Proteins found in one Spirochaetota bacterium genomic segment:
- a CDS encoding CsgG/HfaB family protein, translated as MKRIFAIVLTAITAAATLPAKDTVLLLRFFNGTEYSGIWNISSGLTSMFNEELTVSGKFNVIEKNLFSLYGTDTKKLDDAGKLAEMGKSVGARYVIHGVINEFAVRGTGLISPGIGGGVYYNSIVRCTIKTLRVADNQLKILEAKGFIHSVDVGLTILGGPSESENIDAGSLMSRLEKARFGSDAYKRTIIGQATVTCVTDFAAQFNRIFPVEVTPVDARIMLVDGSSMYVNVGFDANIRAGYRFAVYRRGEAILDDRTKAVLGYRDIDVGEIEIVEVKAASFSRAKVITQIKPFQKGDSLRIIRKNIDEEKKTE; from the coding sequence ATGAAACGTATTTTTGCCATCGTTCTCACAGCGATCACCGCCGCTGCAACGCTCCCCGCGAAGGATACCGTGCTGCTCCTGCGTTTCTTCAACGGCACGGAATACAGCGGGATATGGAATATCTCGAGCGGCCTGACATCGATGTTCAACGAAGAACTGACCGTGAGCGGGAAATTCAATGTCATCGAGAAGAACCTCTTCTCACTGTACGGCACGGACACGAAAAAGCTCGACGATGCCGGCAAGCTCGCCGAGATGGGGAAGTCGGTCGGCGCCCGGTACGTCATACACGGCGTCATCAATGAATTCGCGGTGCGCGGCACCGGCCTTATCTCGCCGGGCATCGGCGGCGGCGTCTACTACAACAGCATCGTGCGATGCACCATAAAAACGCTCCGCGTTGCCGACAATCAGCTGAAAATACTTGAAGCGAAAGGGTTCATACACAGCGTCGATGTGGGGCTTACCATACTCGGCGGACCGAGCGAAAGCGAGAATATCGATGCCGGTTCGCTCATGTCGCGTCTGGAAAAGGCGCGCTTCGGTTCGGACGCGTACAAGCGCACGATCATCGGACAGGCGACGGTGACCTGTGTAACCGATTTCGCCGCCCAGTTCAACCGCATCTTCCCCGTGGAAGTGACGCCGGTCGATGCGCGCATCATGCTCGTCGACGGCTCCTCGATGTATGTGAACGTCGGGTTCGATGCGAACATACGCGCGGGCTACCGGTTCGCCGTGTACCGCCGCGGGGAGGCCATTCTCGACGACAGGACAAAGGCCGTGCTCGGCTACCGCGACATCGACGTCGGAGAAATAGAGATCGTCGAAGTGAAAGCGGCGAGCTTCTCGCGCGCAAAAGTGATCACGCAGATCAAGCCGTTCCAGAAAGGCGATTCCCTGCGCATCATCCGGAAGAACATCGATGAAGAAAAGAAAACCGAATAA
- a CDS encoding HAD-IB family hydrolase — MKKRKPNKRPAVLFDLDNTITHIDTIIPFLSFYAKRRPARIPRIIGAVLASLLAVPRIISNERMKRIMSSIFRGENADDLASLGEDFALTVKPLYLPDALAAIARHRAKGHILVLVSASYEFYLTHIARDLGFDHVIGSVLWRHGNTITGTLYGKNCRGNEKVLRLRTERFMTGIDLARSYAYGDSVTDAPMLSLVKNGIAVNPGTALTRLAASNGYSIVRWERR; from the coding sequence ATGAAGAAAAGAAAACCGAATAAACGCCCCGCTGTATTGTTCGATCTTGACAATACGATAACCCATATCGATACCATCATCCCGTTCCTGTCGTTCTATGCAAAACGCCGCCCCGCACGCATACCGCGCATCATCGGCGCCGTGCTCGCATCGCTCCTCGCCGTACCGCGCATCATCTCAAACGAGCGCATGAAGCGCATCATGAGCTCGATATTCCGCGGCGAGAACGCGGACGATCTCGCATCGCTCGGAGAGGATTTCGCGCTGACGGTGAAGCCGCTCTATCTCCCCGATGCGCTTGCCGCGATAGCGCGTCACCGTGCCAAAGGGCATATCCTCGTGCTCGTGAGCGCATCGTATGAGTTCTATCTCACGCATATCGCGCGCGATCTTGGTTTCGATCATGTCATCGGCAGCGTGCTCTGGCGCCACGGGAACACGATAACGGGAACGCTCTACGGGAAGAACTGCCGCGGGAACGAGAAAGTGCTCCGCCTTCGCACCGAGCGGTTCATGACGGGCATCGATCTCGCACGCTCATACGCGTACGGGGACAGCGTGACCGACGCGCCCATGCTTTCGCTCGTGAAAAATGGCATCGCCGTCAATCCCGGCACCGCGCTCACGCGCCTGGCGGCATCGAACGGATACTCCATCGTACGCTGGGAACGCCGATGA
- a CDS encoding tetratricopeptide repeat protein → MINDEIDALLKAGKTPEALTRALDHVRANPRDADGYLALSDVYIEKEDYASATVAASDAYRVNPRSAKALETLGWLYLTDGNIPLAEKHFTESVRVDEQNAFVWGNLGIIASMGKDHELAERRYKKAIAIDKDDATAWVNLGVTYTESGRDTDALDAFAKAKALRSKDVRVAAYIDHINRRTANMSYGKLITLPVTPALFTVSVPEDWDSGLDGNVVRVQSGDKRSMLLISIRSGSAATLAGEMETFRTARRSIRVVSPLSEETKGAERIARMAFIAAEKDGEVFYALAGHSYGTRIVEATFSSSHPYSESLAALSKKILASLTARSEHIA, encoded by the coding sequence ATGATAAATGACGAGATAGATGCGCTCCTTAAGGCGGGCAAAACACCAGAAGCGCTCACACGCGCCCTTGACCATGTGCGTGCCAACCCCAGGGATGCGGACGGCTATCTCGCGCTCTCCGATGTGTATATCGAAAAGGAAGATTACGCCTCGGCCACCGTTGCCGCGAGCGATGCGTACCGCGTGAACCCGCGGAGCGCAAAGGCGCTTGAGACGCTCGGCTGGCTCTACCTCACCGACGGGAACATACCGCTCGCCGAGAAACATTTCACCGAATCCGTACGCGTCGATGAGCAGAACGCCTTTGTCTGGGGCAATCTCGGCATCATCGCATCGATGGGCAAGGACCACGAGCTCGCCGAGCGGCGGTATAAGAAGGCGATAGCCATAGACAAGGACGATGCGACCGCGTGGGTGAACCTCGGGGTGACTTATACCGAATCGGGGCGGGACACCGACGCGCTTGACGCATTCGCAAAAGCAAAGGCCCTGCGATCGAAGGACGTCCGCGTGGCGGCCTATATCGATCATATCAACCGGCGTACGGCGAACATGTCCTACGGGAAGCTCATAACCCTTCCGGTAACACCCGCACTCTTCACCGTATCCGTGCCCGAGGACTGGGATTCCGGTCTCGACGGGAATGTCGTACGCGTACAGTCGGGGGACAAACGCTCGATGCTCCTCATATCGATACGAAGCGGCTCGGCGGCAACGCTCGCCGGCGAGATGGAGACGTTCCGGACCGCACGGCGGTCGATACGGGTCGTGAGCCCGCTCTCCGAGGAGACGAAGGGCGCCGAGCGCATCGCACGCATGGCCTTCATTGCCGCGGAAAAAGACGGCGAGGTGTTCTACGCGCTTGCCGGCCACAGCTACGGGACGCGCATCGTGGAGGCGACGTTCTCAAGCTCACACCCGTATTCGGAATCGCTCGCCGCGCTCTCGAAAAAGATACTCGCCTCGCTC